The Dethiosulfovibrio peptidovorans DSM 11002 nucleotide sequence CGGTCATTTTCGCTGTCAAGGGAATGTTGCGAGGTCTTATGGGAGAGGTCATCTCCCTGGTCGCCACGGTGGGAGGTCTGGTCTTGGCTTTTCGCCTGGCCGACCAGGGCGCCGCTTTTCTGACGGAGGCTTTCGACGGTCTATCCCTTCCCGCCGGCAAGGTGATATCCATGGTGGTAGTCTTCGTCGTGGTCGTCCTTCTGGGTGCTCTGTTGACCAGGGTATGCAGGGCTTTCCTGACCATTACATCCCTCACCTTTCTGGATCGAATGCTGGGACTGGCCGCCGGGTGCGTTAAGTCGGTAGCCCTTCTATTGGTCCTCTTCGTACTGATCTCCATGGTGAAACCTCTGGTTCCCCAGGAAGTTTTAAAACAGAGTCGTTCGATGATTTTGGCCGCAATAATATGGCCTCACGTCGCGCCCTATGCGGCTAAGAGCGGGCTTTTGCCCGATGAAGGGAGTTCCTATCCCGTCGATACGGGGGATATCTGAGTTATGTATGTGTCGAAAGCGGCCTATAAAAGCCTTGAAATAGAGAAGATAATGCTCCAGTTCGCCTCTCGGGCTCGAAGCGAACTGGGCGTTTTTATGTTGTCCCGGCAGGAACCCTTTTCCGATATGGACCAGGTTCTCAAGAGACAGTCCCTGATAGAGGGGTATCGAAGGTATCTCTCAATACATGGCAATTTGCCCTGGTCCTCCGACGTGGCTTCCGTCGACGGCCTGATCGAAGGAGCCTCCGAGACCGGAATGATGTCGGGAGAGGAGCTTCTGCGTGTGCGTGTCCTCCTTCATCTGGCTGGGCGTATTCGCGATTCTGTCGTAGAGGTCAGGGATGATTTCCCCTCCCTGTGGACTTTGGCCAGAAGGGTCCGGGATTTTTCCGAGGATCTCGAAAGGCTATCCGTGTTGGACGAGAAGGGAGAGCTCTACGACGGAGCATCTCCAAGGTTGAGGGATCTGAGAGAGAGGATAGACGAACTACGGAGAAGAATAAGGAGAGACTGTAACGGCATAATCAACGGTAGCTCCTCTCATATGCTGCAGGAGAGGGTCCTCTCCATGAGAAACGGTAGATCGGTCCTTCTGGTCAGACAGGAGTTCGTGGGAAGGTTCCCGGGGATATTGGTAGATCGTTCTTCATCGGGAAATTCCGCTTACATGGAGCCCAACTGCGTGGTCTCCCTGAACAATCGCATGGTGGAGCTCCGTCAGGACGAGAGAGACGAGGA carries:
- a CDS encoding CvpA family protein — translated: MNIGLAIDLIFLFVTVIFAVKGMLRGLMGEVISLVATVGGLVLAFRLADQGAAFLTEAFDGLSLPAGKVISMVVVFVVVVLLGALLTRVCRAFLTITSLTFLDRMLGLAAGCVKSVALLLVLFVLISMVKPLVPQEVLKQSRSMILAAIIWPHVAPYAAKSGLLPDEGSSYPVDTGDI